In a genomic window of Gemmatimonadetes bacterium T265:
- a CDS encoding phosphonate ABC transporter ATP-binding protein, whose product MPLFAPKSAAADAALDLAPGAPLLALRNLEKTVDAGGTRHYLLRRVTLDVRPGEFVTVMGPSGAGKSTLLAILGLLDHTWAGEFAFAGRPVHGLATGQRTALGRRHVGFVFQQYHLLDDLTVAENLDVPLDYRGVPKAERQALVADALDRFGIVGKKDLYPAQLSGGQQQLVGVARAVIAKPALLLADEPTGNLHSGQAREVMELFARLNREGTTVVQVTHSEENARYGSRVVQLKDGWVVADDPVTR is encoded by the coding sequence GACCTCGCGCCCGGCGCGCCGCTGCTCGCCCTCCGCAACCTCGAGAAGACGGTCGACGCGGGCGGCACGCGCCACTACCTCCTCCGCCGCGTCACGCTCGACGTGCGGCCGGGCGAGTTCGTGACCGTCATGGGGCCGAGCGGGGCGGGGAAGAGCACCCTCCTCGCGATCCTCGGCCTCCTCGACCACACCTGGGCCGGCGAGTTCGCGTTCGCCGGCCGGCCGGTCCACGGCCTCGCGACCGGGCAGCGCACCGCGTTAGGCCGCCGGCACGTCGGCTTCGTCTTCCAGCAGTACCACCTGCTCGACGACCTCACCGTGGCCGAGAACCTCGACGTGCCGCTCGACTACCGCGGCGTCCCGAAGGCGGAGCGGCAGGCGCTCGTCGCCGACGCGCTCGACCGCTTCGGCATCGTCGGCAAGAAGGACCTCTACCCGGCGCAGCTCTCCGGCGGCCAGCAGCAGCTCGTCGGGGTCGCGCGCGCGGTGATCGCGAAGCCCGCGCTGCTCCTCGCCGACGAGCCGACCGGGAACCTGCACTCGGGGCAGGCGCGCGAGGTGATGGAGCTCTTCGCGCGACTCAACCGTGAGGGGACGACCGTCGTGCAGGTGACGCACTCGGAGGAGAACGCGCGCTACGGGTCGCGGGTGGTGCAGCTCAAGGACGGGTGGGTCGTCGCGGACGACCCCGTAACGCGTTAG